A genomic window from Quercus lobata isolate SW786 chromosome 10, ValleyOak3.0 Primary Assembly, whole genome shotgun sequence includes:
- the LOC115964548 gene encoding uncharacterized protein LOC115964548 translates to MNLLAWNCRGLGNCRAVQELVDIVQAQGPKIVFLSETWSDKDWMEWVQCQLKFDGCFTVPSEGRGSGLALLWKEEDVVWVDSFSQYHIDALVHGGSDNRWHLTGFYGEPKTNRRSEGWDMLCMLNSKPKLPWCCLGDFNELLEAKEKRGGAQRSHNLMQSFRDGEWIWERLDRGMANYDWLARFPTGRITHLNCYTSDHRPLLLSLNPNGEKQKWKRKPFWFEAMWVTNPKCGNTRSRVQWIKSGDKNTRFFHGTATNRKRRNFIKGLRDAEGVWVSEEATFTKILVDFYGELFTTSNPQNLEFVLEGIQEVVSRDMNSKLTAPYKAEEVELAIKEMAPLKAPGSDGMPPLFYQTYWTEVGMDITQAVLSCLNFGSILKSINHTFITLIPKVKNPERVSEFRPISLCNVIYKIVSKVIANRLKPLLNSIISETQSAFIADRLITDNVLIAFESLHHMKTCCSRKTGFMALKLDMSKAYDRVEWAFLEKILLKMGFQNSWVSLIMECITTVSYSILINGEPQGMIVPTKGLGQGDPLSPYLFLFCAEGLNALLRRVADDGQIHGFSISRRGPKLTQLFFADDCLLFCRSTLAECDKIKELLAVYEATSGQMVNQDKTTLFFSSNTDEATQEAIKGSLGLPVIQHYEKYLGLPSFIGRGKKASFTQIKEQVWAKMQGWKEKLLSQAGKEGHGERKKLHWVKWSTLCSSKSIGGMGFRDIQNFNKAMLAKQSRVFSPRNDARVEKVCDLFYPNSKIWDPRLIQHTFYPWEAEKIMRIHVSAVNIEDTLVWPLSPDGKYLVKSAYRMSAAEVTNGLPSLSSGACSLLWKRIWKIHAPQRIKHFIWHAAKDSLPTKQNLVRRQIPVDVTCFLCEDYQETLLHALWLCHQAKSVWKTNSRFSELYRKAHRSFVDLLDSVF, encoded by the exons ATGAATCTTTTAGCAtggaactgccgggggcttgggaactGCCGTGCAGTTCAAGAGCTTGTAGACATTGTACAAGCGCAAGGTCCCAAGATCGTGTTTTTGTCGGAAACATGGTCAGATAAAGATTGGATGGAATGGGTTCAATGTCAGTTGAAGTTTGATGGATGTTTTACTGTCCCAAGTGAAGGGAGGGGCAGTGGGTTAGCACTCTtgtggaaagaagaagatgtgGTTTGGGTTGATAGTTTCTCACAGTACCATATTGACGCGTTAGTGCATGGCGGTTCGGATAATAGATGGCACTTGACTGGCTTCTATGGTGAACCGAAAACGAATAGAAGATCTGAGGGATGGGACATGCTTTGTATGTTGAATTCTAAACCAAAGCTCCCATGGTGCTGTCTTGGAGATTTCAATGAGTTATTGGAGGCTAAGGAAAAAAGAGGTGGTGCACAACGGTCCCATAATCTCATGCAGTCCTTCCGAGATGGTGAATGGATTTGGGAGCGTCTAGACCGAGGGATGGCAAACTATGATTGGTTAGCTCGTTTTCCGACGGGTAGAATCACTCATTTGAATTGCTACACATCGGATCATAGACCATTATTATTATCTCTTAATCCAAACGGGGAAAAACAGAAGTGGAAGCGAAAGCCATTCTGGTTCGAAGCTATGTGGGTCACTAATCCGAAATGTGGGAATACG AGATCTCGGGTTCAATGGATTAAAAGTGGTGACAAGAACACTAGATTCTTTCATGGGACAGCCACCAATAGGAAGCGAAGGAATTTTATTAAAGGGCTACGTGATGCTGAGGGTGTTTGGGTATCTGAGGAAGCTACctttacaaaaattttggttgatTTCTATGGCGAACTTTTCACAACATCTAACCCGCAAAATCTAGAATTTGTTTTAGAGGGGATTCAAGAAGTTGTTTCCAGGGATATGAATTCAAAACTCACAGCTCCATACAAGGCTGAGGAGGTTGAATTAGCAATAAAAGAAATGGCTCCTTTGAAAGCTCCTGGCTCGGATGGCATGCCCCCTTTATTTTATCAGACTTACTGGACGGAAGTTGGTATGGATATTACTCAAGCTGTTTTATCATGTCTTAATTTTGGCTCTATTTTAAAATCCATAAATCATACGTTTATTACTTTAAttccaaaagtaaaaaatccGGAGAGAGTCTCTGAATTTAGACCAATTAGCTTGTGTAATGTGATCTATAAAATTGTCAGTAAAGTCATTGCAAATAGGCTTAAACCTCTCCTTAACAGTATCATATCTGAAACCCAGAGTGCTTTTATAGCTGACAGATTGATTACTGATAATGTGTTGATTGCCTTTGAATCTCTCCATCACATGAAAACTTGTTGCTCAAGGAAGACAGGTTTTATGGCTTTAAAattagatatgagtaaagcCTATGATCGGGTGGAGTGGGCTTTCCTAGAGAAAATTTTACTGAAGatgggttttcaaaattcttGGGTATCTCTGATCATGGAATGCATTACTACGGTGTCATACTCTATTTTGATAAATGGTGAGCCACAAGGAATGATTGTCCCAACAAAAGGACTAGGACAAGGGGATCCTCTATCCCCTTATCTCTTCCTCTTTTGTGCTGAAGGTCTAAATGCGCTTCTTAGGAGAGTAGCTGATGATGGACAGATTCATGGTTTCTCTATTAGTAGGCGTGGCCCAAAGCTTACGCAActcttttttgcagatgattgcTTACTATTCTGCAGGTCTACACTAGCAGAGTGCGACAAAATAAAGGAGTTGTTGGCAGTGTATGAAGCAACTTCAGGCCAGATGGTGAACCAGGATAAAACCACTCTCTTCTTCAGTAGCAACACAGATGAAGCAACTCAGGAAGCAATAAAGGGGTCACTTGGTCTTCCGGTAATTCAACATTATGAGAAATATCTGGGTCTACCTTCCTTTATAGGGAGGGGGAAGAAAGCAAGCTTTACCCAAATCAAAGAACAAGTGTGGGCAAAAATgcaagggtggaaggaaaagttACTCTCTCAAGCTGGGAAAGAG GGGCATGGTGAGAGAAAAAAGTTACATTGGGTGAAGTGGAGTACATTGTGCTCTTCCAAATCTATTGGGGGTATGGGTTTTAGggatatccaaaattttaacaagGCAATGCTTGCTAAGCAG AGCAGAGTGTTCTCGCCTAGGAATGATGCAAGGGTTGAGAAGGTGTGTGATTTGTTTTATCCCAATTCAAAAATATGGGATCCTAGGTTGATTCAACACACTTTCTACCCTTGGGAAGCAGAGAAGATCATGAGGATACATGTTAGTGCTGTGAATATAGAGGACACGCTGGTTTGGCCATTATCTCCGGATGGCAAATATTTGGTTAAGTCTGCATACAGAATGTCGGCGGCGGAAGTTACCAATGGACTTCCTTCTTTGTCGAGTGGGGCGTGTTCCTTACTGTGGAAGCGCATCTGGAAAATTCATGCGCCACAAAGGATCAAGCATTTTATCTGGCATGCGGCAAAGGACTCTCTTcctacaaaacaaaatctagTCCGACGACAGATTCCTGTGGACGTGACTTGCTTCTTGTGCGAGGATTATCAAGAAACGCTCTTGCATGCATTATGGCTGTGTCATCAAGCCAAGTCGGTCTGGAAAACAAATTCTAGATTTTCAGAGTTGTATCGGAAAGCCCATAGGAGTTTTGTGGATCTTCTTGACTCTGTTTTTTAG
- the LOC115964547 gene encoding uncharacterized protein LOC115964547: MNPVCHSPCVKWSPPAEGGYKANFDAAFFENSELAGIGVVVRDSSGNVMGALSQKIPKPQSVEHAEALAACRAVILVKELLLSQACFEGDCQRVIQAINACASSRTLFGHIIEVIHFFSSSLACCSFVHVRREGNKLAHALARRVVLSADTDVWVEELPNDLDDVFRSDLVQ; this comes from the coding sequence ATGAATCCAGTGTGCCATTCTCCTTGTGTCAAGTGGTCACCACCAGCAGAGGGTGGGTATAAAGCAAATTTTGATGCggctttttttgaaaatagtgaGCTAGCTGGAATTGGGGTGGTGGTTCGGGACAGCTCTGGTAACGTCATGGGGGCCCTGAgtcagaaaattccaaaacccCAGTCCGTGGAGCATGCTGAAGCACTTGCAGCCTGTAGAGCTGTGATCCTGGTGAAAGAACTTTTGCTCTCCCAAGCGTGTTTTGAAGGTGATTGCCAGCGGGTCATTCAAGCTATCAATGCATGTGCTTCTAGTCGTACTCTGTTTGGCCATATTATTGAAGTGATTCACTTTTTCAGCTCATCTTTAGCATGCTGTTCCTTTGTTCACGTACGTAGAGAGGGTAATAAACTGGCACATGCCCTAGCTAGAAGAGTAGTTTTATCTGCAGATACTGATGTATGGGTAGAAGAGCTACCCAATGATTTGGATGATGTATTCCGATCTGATTTAGTTCAATAA